One segment of Strix aluco isolate bStrAlu1 chromosome 4, bStrAlu1.hap1, whole genome shotgun sequence DNA contains the following:
- the FGL1 gene encoding fibrinogen-like protein 1 isoform X1 translates to MKILIMIDFVLAAGLMDAIGSSDLQNCFHEQIRLQGQVRLLEHRVKQQQLKVVQLLEKKEIQYSDRGDENSVIDLGGKRQYSDCAEIYNDGHKQSGFYKMKPIQSPAEFLAFCDMSEGGGWTVFQRRSDGSQNFDRVWTDYEEGFGNFVLPNGEYWLGNKNLHYLTNQGNYTLRIDLTDFEGERRFAQYARFGVAGEEQSYEMSCGEYSGTAGDSLTGGFHPDVKWWADHRGMKFSTRDRDNDNYEGNCAEEEKAGWWFNRCHSANLNGLYYKGPYTAKTDNGIVWYTWHGWWYSLKSVVMKVRPADFEPNIV, encoded by the exons ATGAAGATTTTGATAATGATTGATTTTGTCCTTGCAGCTGGCTTGATGGATGCCATTGGCAGCTCT GATCTACAGAACTGTTTTCACGAGCAGATACGACTTCAGGGCCAGGTGAGGCTTCTGGAACATCGTGTGAAACAGCAGCAGTTAAAAGTTGTACAGCTTTTAGAGAAGAAAGAGATTCAGTACAGTGACAGAGGAGATGAAAACAGTGTCATTGACTTGGGAGGAAAAAGACAGTATTCAG ATTGTGCAGAAATCTACAATGACGGCCATAAGCAAAGTGGATTTTATAAAATGAAACCTATCCAGAGCCCTGCTGAATTCCTTGCCTTCTGTGACATGTCTGAAGGGGGTGGTTGGACTGTTTTTCAGAGACGTTCTGATGGCAGCCAAAATTTTGATAG agtctGGACTGACTATGAAGAAGGCTTTGGAAATTTTGTTTTGCCAAATGGTGAATATTGGCttggaaataaaaatcttcattatttGACTAATCAAG GGAACTATACTTTAAGAATTGATCTAACTGATTTTGAAGGAGAACGGCGTTTTGCACAATATGCAAGATTTGGAGTTGCAGGTGAAGag CAATCTTATGAGATGAGCTGTGGTGAATACTCTGGTACCGCTGGTGATTCCCTTACTGGTGGATTTCATCCTGACGTAAAATGGTGGGCTGATCATCGAGGAATGAAATTCAGTACTAGAGACAGGGATAATGACAACTATGAAGGGAACTGTGCTGAAGAGGAAAAGGCTGGCTGGTGGTTTAACAG GTGTCACTCTGCCAACTTGAACGGTTTGTACTACAAAGGCCCGTATACTGCCAAGACAGACAACGGGATTGTTTGGTACACTTGGCATGGGTGGTGGTATTCTCTGAAATCTGTTGTCATGAAGGTCAGACCAGCAGACTTTGAACCTAATATTGTTTAA
- the FGL1 gene encoding fibrinogen-like protein 1 isoform X2 yields the protein MKILIMIDFVLAAGLMDAIGSSDLQNCFHEQIRLQGQVRLLEHRVKQQQLKVVQLLEKKEIQYSDRGDENSVIDLGGKRQYSDCAEIYNDGHKQSGFYKMKPIQSPAEFLAFCDMSEGGGWTVFQRRSDGSQNFDRVWTDYEEGFGNFVLPNGEYWLGNKNLHYLTNQGNYTLRIDLTDFEGERRFAQYARFGVAGEEQSYEMSCGEYSGTAGDSLTGGFHPDVKWWADHRGMKFSTRDRDNDNYEGNCAEEEKAGWWFNRCHSANLNGLYYKGPYTAKTDNGIVWYTWHGWWYSLKSVVMKMVA from the exons ATGAAGATTTTGATAATGATTGATTTTGTCCTTGCAGCTGGCTTGATGGATGCCATTGGCAGCTCT GATCTACAGAACTGTTTTCACGAGCAGATACGACTTCAGGGCCAGGTGAGGCTTCTGGAACATCGTGTGAAACAGCAGCAGTTAAAAGTTGTACAGCTTTTAGAGAAGAAAGAGATTCAGTACAGTGACAGAGGAGATGAAAACAGTGTCATTGACTTGGGAGGAAAAAGACAGTATTCAG ATTGTGCAGAAATCTACAATGACGGCCATAAGCAAAGTGGATTTTATAAAATGAAACCTATCCAGAGCCCTGCTGAATTCCTTGCCTTCTGTGACATGTCTGAAGGGGGTGGTTGGACTGTTTTTCAGAGACGTTCTGATGGCAGCCAAAATTTTGATAG agtctGGACTGACTATGAAGAAGGCTTTGGAAATTTTGTTTTGCCAAATGGTGAATATTGGCttggaaataaaaatcttcattatttGACTAATCAAG GGAACTATACTTTAAGAATTGATCTAACTGATTTTGAAGGAGAACGGCGTTTTGCACAATATGCAAGATTTGGAGTTGCAGGTGAAGag CAATCTTATGAGATGAGCTGTGGTGAATACTCTGGTACCGCTGGTGATTCCCTTACTGGTGGATTTCATCCTGACGTAAAATGGTGGGCTGATCATCGAGGAATGAAATTCAGTACTAGAGACAGGGATAATGACAACTATGAAGGGAACTGTGCTGAAGAGGAAAAGGCTGGCTGGTGGTTTAACAG GTGTCACTCTGCCAACTTGAACGGTTTGTACTACAAAGGCCCGTATACTGCCAAGACAGACAACGGGATTGTTTGGTACACTTGGCATGGGTGGTGGTATTCTCTGAAATCTGTTGTCATGAAG